From Gimesia panareensis, the proteins below share one genomic window:
- a CDS encoding pectate lyase has product MSETISYQRVLSGYQRAREYLLDARTDTGHWEGELSTSALSTATAIMAMEMIRRQRPDDDSLDSYIEQGIRWLAQHQNKDGGWGDTVKSFSNISTTMLCHAAFHATKNTEHYVSHVVNARQYIDRVGGVTAVIERYGKDKTFSVPILTHCALAGLVKWKMIPALPFELSCLPHRFYKTVRLPVVSYALPALIAIGQVRHHFRKPRNPIMRLIRKLSIKRSLKKLIEIQPENGGFLEAAPLTSFVTMSLAGMGLVDHPVVKKGLAFLLASVRPDGSWPIDTNLATWTTTLSVNALDGTLSEFEKAPIRDWLLQQQYKELHPYTAAEPGGWAWTDLPGGVPDADDTPGAILALLNLQPIETQQVTPEMSSALRNGVNWLLDLQNSNGGWPTFCRGWGTLPFDQSAADISAHVLRALEAWLNTAADPADSDLRSRAAQAIERGFNYLTTQQRADGSWLPLWFGNQHIADDENPVYGTARVLAAYAAEERRASPQAEQAVQFLHSVQNPDGGWGGAEGAPSSVEETALAVDALLAVGVSLETPWLAQGLVWLLKQVESGTYTETTPIGFYFAKLWYFEQLYPIIFSVSALHRAETVLKKCADEKLRLSLEAPDSPIMSVKEK; this is encoded by the coding sequence ATGAGTGAGACCATCTCCTATCAAAGAGTGCTGTCAGGTTATCAGCGGGCCCGCGAATATCTGCTCGATGCCCGTACGGATACCGGCCACTGGGAAGGGGAACTCTCCACCTCAGCCCTTTCCACCGCCACCGCCATCATGGCAATGGAGATGATCCGCCGACAGCGGCCGGATGACGACTCGCTGGACAGCTATATCGAACAGGGCATTCGCTGGCTGGCGCAACATCAGAATAAAGACGGCGGCTGGGGAGACACCGTCAAGAGCTTCAGCAACATCTCCACGACGATGCTCTGTCACGCCGCCTTTCATGCGACGAAAAACACAGAGCATTACGTCTCCCATGTGGTCAACGCCCGCCAGTATATCGATCGCGTCGGGGGCGTCACCGCGGTCATTGAACGTTATGGCAAAGACAAAACCTTTTCGGTGCCGATTCTGACACATTGCGCCCTCGCCGGGCTGGTCAAATGGAAAATGATCCCCGCACTCCCCTTTGAACTCTCCTGTCTGCCGCACCGCTTTTATAAAACCGTCCGCCTGCCCGTCGTCAGTTATGCGCTCCCCGCGCTGATCGCCATCGGTCAGGTCAGACATCATTTCCGTAAGCCCCGCAACCCGATCATGCGGCTGATTCGGAAGCTGTCCATCAAACGCAGCCTCAAGAAACTGATTGAGATTCAACCGGAAAATGGCGGATTTCTCGAAGCCGCGCCCCTGACCAGTTTTGTCACCATGAGTCTGGCCGGCATGGGACTCGTCGATCATCCGGTGGTGAAGAAAGGCCTCGCCTTTTTACTCGCCTCCGTCCGACCTGATGGCAGCTGGCCCATCGATACCAACCTGGCGACCTGGACGACAACGCTTTCCGTGAACGCTTTGGATGGCACGCTGTCCGAATTTGAAAAAGCGCCGATCCGCGACTGGCTCCTGCAACAGCAGTACAAGGAACTGCATCCCTATACCGCCGCGGAACCCGGAGGCTGGGCCTGGACCGATCTGCCTGGCGGTGTGCCCGATGCCGATGATACTCCGGGAGCGATTCTGGCGCTCCTGAATCTCCAGCCGATAGAGACACAACAGGTTACACCTGAAATGAGTTCCGCGTTACGCAATGGGGTTAACTGGCTGCTCGATCTCCAGAATTCAAACGGGGGCTGGCCCACTTTCTGCCGGGGTTGGGGAACGCTGCCTTTCGATCAGAGTGCCGCTGACATTTCGGCCCACGTCCTGCGGGCGCTGGAAGCCTGGTTAAATACCGCAGCCGATCCCGCAGACAGCGACCTGCGATCGCGTGCTGCCCAGGCGATCGAACGTGGATTCAATTATCTGACTACCCAGCAAAGGGCCGATGGCTCCTGGCTGCCGCTCTGGTTTGGAAATCAACATATTGCTGATGACGAAAACCCGGTCTACGGCACGGCGCGCGTGCTGGCAGCTTACGCTGCCGAGGAGCGGCGCGCTTCGCCCCAGGCGGAGCAGGCGGTTCAGTTCCTGCACAGCGTACAGAATCCCGATGGGGGCTGGGGCGGAGCGGAAGGGGCGCCCTCCAGCGTTGAAGAGACCGCGCTCGCCGTCGATGCCCTGCTGGCGGTAGGGGTATCTCTGGAAACACCCTGGCTGGCGCAGGGACTGGTCTGGTTGCTCAAACAGGTCGAATCGGGCACCTATACAGAAACGACGCCCATCGGTTTTTACTTTGCCAAGCTGTGGTATTTCGAACAACTTTATCCAATTATCTTCTCTGTTTCTGCACTCCATCGTGCGGAAACGGTTTTAAAAAAATGTGCGGATGAGAAATTAAGATTGTCGCTTGAAGCACCGGATTCCCCTATAATGTCCGTGAAGGAAAAATAG